A genomic window from Acinetobacter lwoffii includes:
- a CDS encoding acyl-CoA dehydrogenase: protein MLSQGLHIQDSTVTQLINDKDLHFQLYDVFKLEALTKLQRYQDHDKNTFDSILETAKGIATDYFAPHNAKADQHEPNFDGKQIKTIDEVKTAWQQFADTGLLCAQHDYADGGMQLPTLVNMACNAYFMSANPSTVAYSFLTAAAANLIQAFASPEQKQIFLPHMLSGRFAGTMAMTEPNVGSSLGDLTTKAIPQTDGIYKIKGQKMFISGGDQDISENIVHLVLARIQDAPQGVKGISLFIVPKFRTHEDGSLGEANDVQLAGLLHKMGYRGTTSTILSFGENDNCLGYLIGEPGHGLKYMFKMMNEARVGVGLGAAMIGYRGYLESLDYAKNRPQGRPVHEKTPDSKPVNIIEHTDVKRMLLAQKSYVEGSLALCLFAARLIDELQAAQDEDSAILLDLITPVVKSFPSAYGPKANDLAIQVLGGAGYTREYPVEQCYRDNRLNPIHEGTYGIQSLDLLGRKLWQHNGKGLNLLMQRIQKTLSETHEPKIVELAEIYKQHLATVQKTTQVLGQALHQGKVSDALANSGLYLDMMGKTILSWLWLEMANQAQLKFGTSSQAEDQTFLAGKIQAAQYFIRWELPEIEHQAKLLMNMDDTCLNMQSDWF from the coding sequence ATGCTATCTCAAGGATTGCACATTCAGGATAGTACCGTGACCCAACTGATTAATGATAAAGATCTGCATTTCCAGCTTTATGACGTATTCAAACTTGAAGCGCTGACTAAACTGCAACGCTATCAGGATCATGACAAAAATACTTTCGACAGTATTCTGGAAACAGCAAAAGGTATCGCGACTGATTATTTTGCGCCGCATAATGCCAAAGCTGATCAGCATGAACCGAACTTTGACGGCAAACAGATCAAAACCATTGATGAAGTGAAGACAGCCTGGCAACAGTTTGCCGATACCGGCCTGCTTTGTGCCCAGCATGATTATGCAGATGGCGGCATGCAACTGCCCACTTTGGTGAATATGGCCTGCAATGCTTATTTCATGTCGGCCAATCCGTCCACCGTGGCTTATTCTTTTCTAACAGCCGCTGCGGCGAACCTGATACAAGCTTTTGCCTCCCCAGAACAAAAGCAAATATTCCTACCGCATATGTTGAGTGGCCGCTTTGCTGGCACCATGGCCATGACCGAACCGAATGTAGGTTCCTCTTTGGGCGATCTGACCACTAAAGCGATTCCTCAGACAGATGGAATTTATAAAATTAAAGGCCAGAAAATGTTTATTTCGGGTGGCGATCAGGACATTAGCGAAAATATTGTGCATCTGGTCTTGGCGCGGATTCAGGATGCGCCGCAAGGCGTGAAAGGAATTTCCCTGTTTATCGTACCAAAATTCAGAACTCATGAGGATGGTTCCCTCGGTGAAGCTAATGATGTGCAGCTGGCTGGCTTACTGCACAAAATGGGCTATCGAGGTACCACATCTACAATTTTAAGCTTTGGAGAAAATGACAATTGCTTAGGCTATTTAATTGGAGAACCAGGACATGGCTTAAAATACATGTTCAAGATGATGAATGAAGCACGTGTGGGTGTCGGTCTAGGCGCAGCCATGATTGGTTATCGTGGCTATCTGGAATCTCTGGATTATGCTAAAAACCGTCCGCAAGGCCGGCCAGTTCATGAAAAAACACCTGACTCGAAACCAGTGAATATCATTGAACATACCGATGTCAAACGCATGCTACTGGCGCAAAAGTCATATGTAGAAGGTTCGCTGGCACTTTGCTTATTTGCAGCCCGATTAATTGATGAACTTCAGGCAGCTCAAGATGAAGATAGTGCAATTCTGCTTGATCTCATCACCCCGGTGGTCAAATCTTTCCCTTCTGCCTATGGTCCGAAAGCCAATGATCTGGCTATTCAGGTCCTGGGCGGCGCGGGTTATACTCGTGAATATCCGGTGGAGCAATGTTACCGTGATAACCGGCTCAATCCGATTCATGAAGGAACTTACGGCATTCAATCTCTGGATCTGCTGGGACGTAAACTCTGGCAGCATAATGGCAAAGGGCTAAATCTGCTCATGCAGCGCATCCAGAAGACCTTGTCAGAGACTCATGAACCTAAGATAGTGGAACTCGCAGAGATCTACAAACAGCATCTGGCGACTGTACAAAAAACTACTCAGGTTTTAGGCCAGGCCTTACATCAAGGAAAAGTCAGTGACGCTTTGGCCAATTCAGGCCTGTATCTGGATATGATGGGCAAAACTATTCTATCTTGGCTCTGGCTAGAAATGGCGAATCAGGCTCAACTCAAGTTTGGCACATCTTCGCAGGCAGAAGATCAGACTTTTCTGGCAGGGAAAATTCAAGCAGCTCAATATTTTATTCGCTGGGAACTCCCTGAAATTGAGCATCAGGCCAAATTATTGATGAATATGGATGATACTTGCCTGAATATGCAAAGCGACTGGTTCTAG
- a CDS encoding sulfite exporter TauE/SafE family protein has protein sequence MFGPIEFILAGVLVGFCVGVTGVGGGSLMTPILISLFRIEPHIAIGTDLLYAAISKFCGSFVHAKKMNIVWPIVIWLAVGSIPASFATHWVLDNYLSQSTHYKAVLTMVLGFMLTITGLSILFRSQIENLFNKYRKQELPDMTQDLEKVKLQAKEKRVAIIIMGIILGIFVTLSSVGAGAFGIMALVVMFPNLPMIRIIGSDVVHAVLLTLVAGLGHMSSGNVDFMLLMWLLVGSIPAIIVGTLLSSRMPEKLIRKILGITLFALGVNFMINPVKSKPAQPAETAMIIVNQNSPSV, from the coding sequence ATGTTTGGTCCGATTGAATTTATTTTAGCAGGCGTTCTGGTAGGTTTTTGTGTAGGTGTCACCGGTGTCGGTGGCGGTTCATTAATGACGCCAATTCTTATCAGTTTATTCCGGATTGAACCGCATATCGCGATTGGTACTGACCTGCTCTATGCCGCGATTTCTAAATTCTGTGGCTCGTTTGTGCATGCCAAGAAAATGAATATTGTCTGGCCGATTGTGATCTGGCTGGCCGTTGGCAGTATTCCCGCATCTTTTGCAACACATTGGGTTCTTGATAACTATCTGAGCCAATCAACGCATTACAAGGCCGTCCTGACCATGGTATTGGGCTTTATGCTAACCATTACCGGCTTATCCATTCTGTTTCGTAGCCAGATCGAAAATCTTTTTAATAAATACAGAAAACAAGAACTACCGGATATGACCCAAGATCTGGAAAAAGTAAAGCTGCAAGCCAAGGAAAAGCGCGTAGCCATTATCATCATGGGCATTATCTTGGGCATATTTGTCACGCTCTCTTCAGTGGGTGCCGGCGCATTTGGCATCATGGCACTTGTAGTGATGTTCCCGAATCTGCCGATGATTCGTATCATTGGCTCAGATGTTGTGCATGCAGTGTTACTGACCCTGGTTGCAGGGCTGGGTCATATGTCTTCAGGCAATGTCGATTTCATGCTGCTCATGTGGTTATTGGTGGGGTCTATTCCGGCGATTATTGTCGGCACTTTACTCAGCTCACGTATGCCGGAAAAACTGATCCGCAAAATTTTAGGTATTACCCTATTTGCGCTGGGCGTGAATTTCATGATTAATCCTGTGAAATCAAAACCGGCTCAACCTGCTGAAACAGCAATGATAATTGTGAATCAAAATTCCCCGTCCGTTTAA
- the lpxB gene encoding lipid-A-disaccharide synthase codes for MLNRKLKIGIVVGEVSGDTLGAKLIRRFREQGIDAEFEGIGGPQMIAEGFKSYYPMDILSVMGIVEILKDIKKLFAVRDGLVETWSKDPVDIFIGIDAPDFNLRLSKTIKQKQLPIKTVQYVSPSVWAWRQGRVHGIKASIDLVLCLFPFEKAFFKQWDVPAAFVGHPLASQLPLENPILDAQTELGLDPHQKYIALLPGSRRGEIERLGPLVLDAANILHHKYPDYTFLIPAINDARKQQIESLLATYPESLKAQIRLMENISAESKIGRQVMNASNIIALASGTATLEAMLLHRPMVTFYKLHWLTYQIAKLLVKIPYFSLPNIIAGKKVIQELIQSDATPENLAAEIEKLMDIEAAQIQVMQHITMHKQLLSGNSEDPVKAVLALVQ; via the coding sequence TTGCTAAATCGAAAGCTTAAAATTGGAATCGTGGTCGGTGAAGTCTCTGGAGATACGCTTGGCGCAAAATTGATTCGCCGTTTTCGTGAGCAAGGCATTGATGCTGAATTTGAAGGTATCGGTGGTCCACAAATGATCGCGGAAGGCTTTAAAAGCTATTATCCGATGGACATTCTGTCGGTGATGGGCATTGTTGAAATTTTAAAAGATATTAAAAAACTTTTTGCTGTGCGGGATGGTCTGGTGGAAACATGGAGTAAAGATCCGGTCGATATTTTTATCGGGATTGATGCGCCTGATTTTAACCTGCGTTTGTCGAAAACCATTAAACAAAAACAGTTACCGATTAAAACCGTGCAATACGTCAGTCCTTCGGTCTGGGCATGGCGTCAAGGTCGTGTACATGGCATTAAAGCCAGTATTGATCTGGTGCTGTGCCTATTTCCATTTGAAAAAGCCTTTTTCAAGCAATGGGATGTGCCAGCAGCTTTTGTCGGACATCCGCTCGCTAGCCAATTACCGCTTGAAAATCCAATTCTGGATGCTCAAACAGAATTAGGCCTCGATCCACATCAGAAATATATTGCCTTATTGCCGGGCAGCCGTCGTGGTGAAATTGAACGTTTAGGACCTTTGGTTCTGGATGCAGCTAATATTCTGCATCACAAATATCCGGATTATACCTTTCTGATTCCTGCGATTAATGATGCACGCAAGCAGCAAATCGAAAGTTTATTAGCCACTTATCCTGAAAGCTTAAAAGCCCAGATTCGTTTGATGGAAAATATCAGCGCTGAATCCAAAATTGGCCGTCAGGTGATGAATGCGTCCAATATCATTGCATTGGCGTCTGGAACTGCAACGCTTGAAGCGATGTTGCTGCACCGTCCGATGGTGACTTTTTATAAACTACACTGGCTGACTTATCAAATTGCCAAATTACTGGTAAAAATCCCTTATTTTTCATTACCAAATATAATTGCCGGCAAAAAAGTGATTCAAGAACTGATCCAGTCGGATGCCACACCTGAAAATCTGGCAGCTGAAATTGAAAAACTGATGGATATTGAAGCAGCGCAGATTCAGGTTATGCAGCATATCACCATGCACAAGCAGCTGCTTTCTGGTAATAGTGAAGACCCGGTCAAAGCGGTACTGGCTTTAGTGCAGTAA
- a CDS encoding protein tyrosine phosphatase family protein, which translates to MNDIETALSQIENFQFIHEHLFSSGQPTTTQLQLMKEYGVSTVINVALTDSEQYLPHEDKICLELGLNYIQVPISWETPSDNQCLLVLDLIDHLVKEQMVWVHCSQNYHVSCLMYLYRQYYMDMDLPTAQEHLHQIWEPNETWTGLMHAVALQLQGRKATQELELSLINPNYFA; encoded by the coding sequence ATGAATGATATTGAAACGGCATTAAGCCAGATTGAGAATTTTCAGTTCATACACGAACATCTGTTTAGCTCCGGTCAACCGACCACTACCCAATTACAGCTGATGAAAGAATACGGTGTATCTACTGTCATCAATGTGGCGCTAACCGATAGCGAACAGTATCTGCCGCATGAAGATAAAATTTGCCTTGAGCTGGGACTGAACTATATTCAGGTTCCGATTTCCTGGGAAACACCTTCAGACAATCAATGCCTGCTGGTACTGGACCTGATCGATCATCTGGTAAAAGAGCAAATGGTCTGGGTACATTGTTCGCAAAACTACCATGTCAGCTGTCTGATGTATTTATATCGTCAATACTATATGGATATGGATCTGCCTACAGCACAAGAACACTTGCATCAGATCTGGGAACCGAATGAAACCTGGACCGGTTTAATGCATGCGGTTGCTCTACAGCTACAAGGCCGTAAAGCAACTCAGGAACTGGAACTTTCCTTGATTAATCCGAATTATTTTGCCTGA
- a CDS encoding GlxA family transcriptional regulator has product MQQVVILGFHGALASAITGVVDLFTMAGVSWNRIQQQDVQRLFKVSIASPEGHPIRCINGLQLQAHFSYQEIQTADILVVPTIAAPIQDVLQQNPELIHFLKSAHAEATLIAGNCTGNFFLAEAGILDDRIATTHWGFQEVFRSRYPKVKLNADLMISRDQNIYCAGGGLAWFDLGLHLIERLYGFEVAMQSAKSFVIDYRRDSQLSYSLLNIGQPHHDELVQKIQNWLEQHFHEDFSLNQLAEQFNVTGRTLIRRFKQALDIPPNQYLQAIRIEAARKRLEETDQALDVIMQNVGYQDPSSFRRLFHKKTGLTPLEYRRRFSRRF; this is encoded by the coding sequence ATGCAACAGGTGGTGATTTTAGGCTTTCATGGGGCTCTGGCTTCGGCCATTACGGGTGTGGTCGATTTATTTACCATGGCTGGCGTAAGCTGGAACCGGATCCAGCAGCAGGACGTACAGCGCCTGTTTAAGGTGAGTATCGCCAGTCCGGAGGGACATCCGATTCGGTGCATCAATGGGCTGCAGTTGCAGGCACATTTTTCTTATCAAGAGATTCAAACTGCAGATATTCTGGTGGTACCGACCATCGCTGCACCGATTCAGGATGTATTGCAACAGAATCCAGAACTGATTCATTTTTTAAAATCTGCACATGCAGAGGCGACTTTAATTGCAGGAAACTGTACGGGGAATTTTTTTCTGGCAGAAGCAGGCATTTTAGATGACCGGATTGCAACAACACATTGGGGTTTTCAGGAAGTGTTTCGTTCACGCTATCCTAAGGTGAAACTGAATGCCGATCTGATGATTAGCCGGGATCAGAATATCTATTGTGCAGGTGGAGGCCTGGCCTGGTTTGACCTAGGTTTGCATCTGATTGAGCGCTTGTATGGCTTTGAGGTGGCCATGCAATCGGCTAAATCTTTCGTAATTGATTACCGCCGTGATAGCCAGTTGTCTTATTCATTGCTGAATATTGGCCAGCCGCACCATGATGAACTGGTACAAAAAATCCAGAACTGGCTAGAGCAGCATTTTCATGAAGATTTTAGTTTGAACCAGCTGGCAGAGCAGTTTAATGTGACTGGCCGAACCCTGATTCGACGCTTTAAACAAGCCTTAGACATACCGCCCAATCAATATCTACAAGCGATCCGGATTGAAGCCGCACGTAAACGACTGGAAGAAACCGATCAAGCTCTGGATGTGATCATGCAAAATGTCGGCTATCAGGATCCAAGTTCATTCCGCCGTTTATTTCATAAAAAAACCGGTCTGACGCCGTTGGAATACCGGCGCCGGTTTAGTCGGCGCTTTTAA
- a CDS encoding alkane 1-monooxygenase, which translates to MNAPAQIQKAQFTQEASALKGVKLDKKRFGWLLSPGLPVIGMGILAGYHFGPKATKKVFAMGGLLLLHVIIPTLDALIGDDANNPNDEQIKALVNDPYYDRIVKAFIPLQMAANAFAGYVVSRPNVSLLDQVLLGVSMGAINGVGVNTAHELSHRPQKKDHYWSHASLMPLGYNHFRIEHPYGHHKRVATPEDPASSKMGESFYRFWPRTVIGGLKSAIQIEKRRLERKGLKFFNQENELFHGWAMSAGYHALMLKAYGKKIIPYTLTQAFYGVSLFEIVNYIEHYGLKRGQKADGSYERTLPEHSWNNNNIVTNLFLYQLQRHSDHHAFPSRPFQALRHFDEAPELPSGYATMLIPALIPPLWYKIMDQRVYQHYQGDLSKANILPSKRAKLFKKFGVNNSTA; encoded by the coding sequence ATGAATGCCCCTGCACAAATCCAGAAAGCGCAGTTTACGCAGGAAGCGTCGGCACTAAAAGGTGTCAAGCTGGATAAAAAACGTTTTGGCTGGTTGCTCAGCCCAGGTCTGCCTGTGATCGGAATGGGAATTCTGGCCGGTTATCATTTTGGTCCCAAAGCGACTAAAAAAGTCTTTGCCATGGGCGGACTATTATTACTGCACGTAATCATTCCGACTCTGGATGCCCTGATTGGCGATGATGCCAATAACCCAAATGATGAGCAGATCAAGGCACTGGTTAACGATCCTTATTATGACCGCATTGTAAAAGCATTTATTCCCTTGCAAATGGCAGCCAATGCCTTTGCCGGTTATGTCGTAAGCCGGCCAAATGTGTCTTTGCTGGATCAGGTACTGCTTGGAGTTTCTATGGGTGCGATTAATGGTGTGGGGGTGAATACCGCACATGAACTCAGTCATCGTCCACAGAAAAAAGACCATTACTGGTCTCATGCCAGCCTGATGCCTTTGGGCTATAACCATTTCCGGATCGAACATCCTTATGGACACCATAAACGGGTGGCGACACCAGAAGATCCGGCATCTTCAAAAATGGGTGAATCTTTTTACCGTTTCTGGCCACGTACCGTAATAGGCGGATTAAAATCTGCAATCCAGATTGAAAAAAGACGGCTCGAGCGTAAGGGACTGAAATTCTTTAATCAGGAAAATGAGCTGTTTCATGGTTGGGCCATGAGTGCCGGCTATCATGCCTTGATGCTAAAGGCGTATGGCAAGAAAATTATTCCTTATACACTGACACAGGCATTTTATGGCGTTAGCCTGTTTGAGATTGTGAATTATATCGAGCACTACGGACTGAAACGTGGACAGAAAGCGGATGGCAGTTATGAGCGAACCTTGCCGGAACATAGCTGGAATAACAACAATATCGTAACTAATCTGTTTTTGTATCAGTTACAACGCCATTCTGATCATCATGCTTTTCCAAGCCGTCCATTTCAGGCGTTGCGGCATTTTGATGAAGCGCCAGAATTACCCAGCGGTTATGCAACCATGCTGATTCCAGCCTTGATTCCACCTTTATGGTACAAAATCATGGATCAGCGGGTATATCAGCACTATCAGGGCGATTTAAGTAAGGCTAATATCTTGCCTTCCAAGCGTGCCAAGCTATTTAAAAAATTTGGTGTAAATAACTCTACAGCTTAA
- a CDS encoding AraC family transcriptional regulator has product MDALSKIFDDIHLEKSEYLYLNVFHPGGFDYQHEPFMLAYILLQGQAQLKFINGDRLELQQGDLVLLPAGSSHHVSCPDNADFSEHHAINPYFQSNAQQCVDLNRENSAEHSFILAIRSSLDIQMAKPLLSALPKYLHIQHILGDTAPEWLQVGLQFLALETQQLRPGRDKILDHLVSILLIECVRDYILNLENASSWLNAFSHPELSNALAAIHGKPEQSWTVESLAEQCHMSRSKFAQLFTQIVGEPPLAYLQQHRLRLAAQYLRNSGFGIQQIAYLVGYSSETAFSQSFKKQFEQTPTQYRLNCQKNQSLLSD; this is encoded by the coding sequence ATGGATGCTTTAAGTAAAATTTTTGATGATATTCATCTGGAAAAATCGGAATATCTTTATCTGAATGTATTTCATCCAGGCGGCTTTGATTATCAGCATGAGCCTTTTATGCTGGCCTATATCCTGTTACAGGGACAGGCCCAATTAAAGTTCATAAATGGTGATCGACTGGAGCTGCAACAAGGTGATCTGGTGCTATTACCCGCAGGTTCCTCCCATCATGTTTCCTGCCCAGACAATGCCGATTTTTCTGAGCACCATGCGATTAATCCTTATTTTCAGAGCAATGCACAGCAATGTGTTGATCTCAATCGGGAAAATTCGGCGGAGCATAGTTTCATACTGGCTATTCGTTCTAGCTTGGATATCCAGATGGCCAAACCTCTTTTGAGTGCATTACCTAAATACCTGCATATTCAACATATTCTGGGTGATACGGCGCCAGAATGGTTACAGGTTGGCTTGCAGTTTCTGGCACTGGAAACCCAGCAGCTTCGTCCCGGACGTGACAAGATTCTGGATCATCTGGTCAGTATTTTACTGATTGAATGCGTACGTGATTATATTTTAAACCTGGAAAATGCCTCGAGCTGGCTGAATGCTTTTTCGCATCCGGAACTATCCAATGCACTGGCGGCGATTCATGGCAAACCTGAACAGTCTTGGACTGTAGAAAGTCTGGCCGAACAATGTCATATGTCACGTTCTAAATTCGCCCAGTTGTTTACCCAGATTGTCGGTGAACCGCCCCTTGCCTATCTGCAACAGCACCGCCTGCGCCTCGCCGCGCAATATTTGAGAAATAGTGGATTTGGTATCCAGCAGATCGCTTATCTGGTGGGTTATTCATCCGAGACGGCGTTTAGTCAAAGTTTTAAAAAACAGTTTGAACAGACGCCGACCCAATACCGGCTGAATTGTCAGAAGAACCAGTCTTTATTATCAGACTAA
- a CDS encoding MarR family winged helix-turn-helix transcriptional regulator — protein MFSESPRLRTLLLRCARLMSDEINTILLSSQLNYSLWQVLYVIQSKQQCTLADISSYLNVSKPGITKRIQQLVELDLIAQLETEDKRQKLFKLSEQGIETFAMCSKQIDAFEDQLLEHIESDDLEGSKNTLMQLIQQLYPSSQDRPQ, from the coding sequence ATGTTTTCCGAATCTCCCCGACTTCGTACGCTGTTATTACGCTGCGCACGACTGATGAGCGATGAGATCAATACGATCTTGTTGTCATCTCAATTAAATTATTCCTTATGGCAGGTGTTATACGTCATCCAGTCAAAGCAACAATGCACGCTGGCAGATATTTCCAGTTATCTCAATGTATCCAAGCCCGGTATTACTAAGCGGATTCAGCAACTGGTTGAACTCGATCTGATTGCCCAACTCGAAACTGAAGACAAACGTCAAAAGCTGTTCAAGTTGAGTGAGCAAGGAATTGAGACCTTTGCGATGTGTTCCAAACAGATCGATGCATTTGAAGATCAGTTGCTTGAGCACATTGAATCAGATGATCTTGAAGGCAGTAAAAATACCTTGATGCAACTCATTCAGCAGTTATATCCCTCATCTCAGGACAGACCTCAATGA
- a CDS encoding MFS transporter, producing the protein MSQEQETPLWTPNFILISLVNFQLVLVFYLLVIVIVGYSVAELGASTAQAGLVSGLFIVGTLFGRLLIGKLLNRLGLKNTLVIGLTGFLLFSGLYMIPAKLEVLLGIRLIHGFMMGMASTVLGTVIAQTIPATRRGEGIGYFSMSSTLGTAIGPFAGIWLMTNFNYQVIFIFTSIVALSCLICGLFIQPPRLKAGHSSADSTSQSTSKLAQYIEPNALPIALIVLLVATSYSGILSFIHFYAKDINLVEAASFFFLMYAFAILLSRPFTGPLMDRKGENIIIYPAIVIMALGILLLSQAQNSVMLLSSAALLGFGFGNIQSVCQTIAVKSTTLQRMGLATSTFFIALDAGLGFGPYFLGMLLDQIGYRQLYLFSALLTLSCLAWYYLLHGRKAGKVQPSH; encoded by the coding sequence ATGAGCCAAGAACAAGAAACGCCTTTATGGACGCCCAATTTTATCCTGATCAGTCTGGTGAATTTCCAGCTGGTTCTGGTGTTCTACTTACTGGTGATTGTGATTGTCGGCTACTCGGTGGCTGAGCTAGGGGCTTCGACTGCACAAGCCGGTCTGGTATCAGGTCTGTTTATTGTCGGCACCCTATTCGGACGCTTATTGATCGGAAAATTACTGAATCGTCTGGGCCTAAAAAATACGCTTGTCATTGGCCTGACTGGTTTCCTACTCTTTTCCGGACTGTATATGATTCCGGCCAAGCTGGAAGTTTTACTAGGCATCCGTCTGATACATGGCTTTATGATGGGTATGGCTTCTACTGTACTGGGTACAGTGATTGCACAGACCATTCCTGCCACACGACGTGGTGAAGGAATTGGATATTTCAGCATGAGCAGCACCCTCGGCACAGCGATTGGTCCCTTTGCCGGAATCTGGCTGATGACAAATTTTAATTATCAGGTAATTTTCATCTTTACCAGTATCGTTGCGCTCAGCTGCCTGATTTGTGGCTTGTTCATCCAGCCACCACGCCTTAAGGCAGGTCATTCGTCAGCAGATTCTACTTCGCAAAGCACCAGTAAACTGGCCCAGTATATTGAACCGAATGCCCTACCGATTGCACTGATTGTACTGCTGGTGGCTACTTCTTATTCAGGTATATTGTCGTTTATTCACTTTTATGCCAAAGACATTAATCTGGTCGAAGCCGCATCATTCTTTTTCTTAATGTATGCCTTTGCCATTTTGCTTTCGCGTCCTTTTACTGGCCCTTTAATGGACCGTAAAGGTGAAAATATCATTATCTATCCTGCCATTGTGATTATGGCATTAGGGATTTTGCTTTTAAGCCAAGCACAAAACTCTGTGATGTTACTCTCTAGTGCAGCGTTACTCGGTTTTGGTTTTGGGAATATCCAGTCGGTGTGTCAAACCATTGCGGTGAAAAGTACAACATTGCAGCGTATGGGTCTAGCAACCTCAACCTTCTTTATTGCCCTGGATGCCGGTCTTGGTTTTGGCCCGTATTTCCTGGGTATGCTGCTGGACCAGATTGGTTATCGCCAGCTTTATCTGTTCTCGGCGCTGCTCACCCTAAGCTGTCTGGCCTGGTATTACCTTCTGCATGGCCGTAAAGCAGGAAAAGTACAGCCTTCTCATTAA
- a CDS encoding 3-deoxy-7-phosphoheptulonate synthase, with product MNTQQSNPISASDIDDVNIHSMIPLVTPAELKAELPLTETAYQTVLHGRETIRKILDGEDKRLFVVIGPCSIHDPAAAHEYAERLKVLSEKVKDSLYIVMRVYFEKPRTTVGWKGLINDPDMNDSFNIEKGLRIGRKLLLELNEMGLPCATEALDPNSPQYYQDLISWSAIGARTTESQTHREMSSGLSSPVGFKNGTDGGLTVATNAMQSVKHGHSFLGLNDQGQVAVIRTSGNPYAHVVLRGGNGKPNYDAGSVADAEAALAKAKVSTKIMIDASHANSNKDPYLQPLVLKNISEQILDGNKSIVGIMVESHLKGGRQDIPANLNDMEYGQSVTDGCIDWETTEKVLLDMHEALKDILPNR from the coding sequence ATGAATACACAACAGTCAAATCCTATTTCAGCATCAGATATTGATGACGTGAATATCCACAGCATGATTCCTCTTGTAACCCCTGCTGAGCTTAAAGCAGAGTTACCGTTGACTGAAACTGCTTATCAAACCGTACTGCATGGTCGTGAAACGATTCGTAAAATTCTGGATGGTGAAGACAAACGCCTGTTCGTTGTAATTGGCCCTTGTTCTATCCATGATCCGGCGGCGGCGCATGAATATGCTGAACGCTTAAAAGTACTGAGCGAAAAAGTTAAAGACAGCTTATACATCGTGATGCGGGTTTATTTTGAAAAACCACGGACTACCGTAGGCTGGAAAGGCCTGATCAATGACCCAGACATGAATGATTCATTCAATATTGAAAAAGGTCTGCGTATCGGTCGCAAGCTATTACTTGAACTGAATGAAATGGGCTTGCCATGTGCCACTGAAGCACTTGATCCAAACTCGCCACAGTATTACCAAGACCTGATTTCATGGTCAGCAATTGGTGCACGTACCACAGAAAGCCAGACCCATCGTGAAATGTCTTCTGGTCTTTCTTCACCAGTCGGCTTTAAAAATGGTACTGATGGCGGTTTAACGGTCGCGACCAATGCGATGCAATCTGTGAAACATGGTCACAGCTTCCTCGGTCTGAATGATCAAGGCCAGGTGGCTGTGATTCGCACTTCAGGCAATCCTTATGCTCACGTGGTACTGCGTGGCGGTAATGGCAAGCCGAACTACGATGCAGGCTCGGTTGCCGATGCAGAAGCTGCTCTAGCCAAGGCCAAAGTCAGCACCAAGATCATGATTGATGCCAGCCACGCCAACTCTAACAAAGACCCGTACCTGCAACCACTTGTACTTAAAAACATTTCCGAACAAATTCTTGATGGAAACAAGTCAATTGTTGGTATTATGGTAGAAAGTCATCTTAAGGGTGGTCGTCAGGACATTCCGGCGAACCTGAATGATATGGAATACGGTCAATCCGTTACGGATGGCTGTATCGACTGGGAAACGACTGAAAAAGTTTTACTCGACATGCATGAGGCATTGAAAGACATTTTACCTAATCGTTAA